The following coding sequences are from one Natrarchaeobaculum sulfurireducens window:
- a CDS encoding alkaline phosphatase family protein — translation MTVDSSEAGRAFVLGIDGVPWTLLSDWAAAGTLPNFERLIEEGVAAPLESTTPPTTPTAWPSIATGVWPDKHGIYGFQRVESDYTPEMNTSTSLERPALWDLLSPATVGNVPMSYPASEIDGTMVSGMIAPSMNERFTHPPELVDEIEAEIPSYQIGLNWYDYADAEERFTADLGSLLAARRALMDRLMEIDDWRLFFFVYTAPDRLQHLIWEEDVVLEHYLQLDDILEDVLDYVDAHDATLYVVSDHGFGPISQFVHLNTVLSEAGYLEQKSQNATRNSLSQLGVTKSNLLNAVKRVGIDEKRVVKTLPKRLVDGIAEQVPGEHALYDVDFSETVAFAHGPGYVYVNDTERFDRGTVAPEDVQSVKRELQTLFEDLTDPETGEPALSVSDGDEVFSTDDDSPDLVVVGRDGYEHKTKIAAQVFTPAGTKAASHRSEGVFFAYGPGIEATGPVDGLEVVDVAPTLLHSVGESIPDHVDGTVRTDLFSTARDPTVEDVDVATSEGTETADDDFGDVEDRLRGLGYMD, via the coding sequence ATGACTGTCGACTCCAGTGAGGCCGGTCGGGCGTTCGTTCTCGGTATCGACGGCGTCCCCTGGACCCTCCTGTCGGACTGGGCCGCGGCGGGAACGCTGCCGAACTTCGAACGACTCATCGAAGAAGGGGTCGCTGCCCCACTCGAGAGCACGACGCCGCCGACGACGCCGACCGCCTGGCCGTCGATCGCGACCGGCGTCTGGCCGGACAAACACGGGATCTACGGCTTCCAGCGGGTCGAGTCCGACTACACGCCCGAAATGAACACGAGCACGTCACTCGAGCGACCGGCGCTGTGGGATCTGCTCTCGCCGGCGACCGTCGGGAACGTGCCGATGTCCTATCCGGCGAGCGAGATTGACGGCACCATGGTTTCGGGGATGATTGCCCCGTCGATGAACGAGCGGTTTACCCACCCGCCTGAACTGGTGGACGAGATCGAGGCCGAGATTCCGTCGTATCAGATCGGACTTAACTGGTACGACTACGCCGACGCCGAAGAGCGTTTTACGGCGGACCTCGGGTCGCTGCTCGCTGCCCGTCGGGCACTGATGGACCGGCTCATGGAGATCGATGACTGGCGACTGTTCTTTTTCGTCTACACGGCTCCCGACCGACTCCAGCACCTCATCTGGGAGGAAGACGTCGTCCTCGAACACTACCTCCAGCTCGACGACATTCTGGAGGACGTCCTCGACTACGTCGACGCACACGACGCCACACTCTACGTCGTCTCCGACCACGGCTTCGGTCCGATATCGCAGTTCGTTCACCTGAACACCGTGCTTTCGGAGGCGGGCTACCTCGAGCAAAAGTCCCAGAACGCGACTCGAAACTCGCTGTCACAGCTTGGGGTCACCAAATCGAACCTCCTGAACGCCGTCAAGCGAGTGGGGATCGACGAGAAGCGGGTCGTCAAGACCCTCCCGAAACGGCTCGTCGACGGCATCGCAGAGCAGGTGCCGGGCGAGCACGCGCTGTACGACGTCGACTTCTCTGAGACGGTCGCCTTCGCTCACGGACCGGGCTACGTCTACGTCAACGACACCGAGCGATTCGACCGCGGCACCGTTGCCCCCGAAGACGTCCAGTCGGTCAAACGCGAGTTGCAGACTCTGTTCGAGGACCTGACCGATCCCGAAACCGGGGAGCCCGCGCTGTCGGTCTCCGACGGCGACGAGGTGTTCTCGACCGACGACGACTCGCCGGACCTCGTCGTCGTCGGGCGAGACGGCTACGAACACAAGACGAAGATCGCAGCGCAGGTGTTCACCCCGGCGGGTACCAAGGCAGCGAGTCACCGCAGCGAGGGCGTCTTCTTCGCGTACGGCCCCGGCATCGAGGCGACGGGACCGGTCGACGGCCTCGAGGTCGTCGACGTCGCCCCGACGCTGCTTCACAGCGTCGGCGAGTCGATCCCAGATCACGTCGACGGAACGGTCCGAACCGACCTCTTCTCGACGGCGCGCGATCCGACCGTCGAGGACGTCGACGTCGCGACGAGTGAGGGCACCGAAACGGCCGACGACGATTTCGGGGACGTAGAGGATCGCTTGCGCGGCCTGGGATACATGGACTGA
- a CDS encoding flippase, producing the protein MSVTARIASGFKANLVAKVVEVGVNGLLILLLTRVFLTSEEYGLLYLAISIISIAIFFSQFGLAKSAARYVTEYRKTDPSKVPLIVRRSLLFNLVAIVIVSGVFVAFRQSIAAWVGEPELLTLLVLGVGFIVARTLRSYAYFLCQGFNRVSWSAGLSIVSNLGHLTFVVGFLALGYGVPGAILGYTIGYGLGAVVGLLVLYRWLAHIPTDRLADESDDDPKTTEIDRNDSSETGLTRRLLEYSLPLSITGASSIMFKRVDIVLVGAFLTPVAVAYYTLAKQLTEFVAAPASSLGFALAPTFGESKSTDDLDRAARIYETTFEHTLLFYIPAATGIVLVADPAIRHVFGPDYLGAIPIVQVLALFVVLESINKLTNGALDFLGRARHRAMSKGSAATINVGLNIALIPTIGPVGAAISTVISYAIMATVNLYLIHSELSLSVRRLVGTAFKTCTVAVGMALVVVLLLPYVSSIVSLVALVAVGVVAWLMLAVGSGMLDLRWAVSQLS; encoded by the coding sequence ATGTCGGTGACGGCGCGGATCGCCAGCGGCTTCAAGGCGAACCTGGTGGCGAAAGTCGTCGAGGTCGGCGTCAACGGTCTGTTGATCCTGCTGTTGACTCGGGTGTTCCTGACGAGCGAGGAGTACGGACTGCTCTACCTGGCGATTTCGATCATCAGCATCGCGATCTTTTTCAGCCAGTTCGGACTCGCCAAGTCGGCGGCCAGGTACGTGACCGAGTACCGGAAGACGGACCCCTCGAAGGTCCCGCTCATCGTCCGCCGGTCGCTGCTGTTCAATCTCGTAGCGATCGTGATCGTATCCGGTGTCTTCGTTGCGTTCCGGCAATCGATCGCCGCCTGGGTCGGTGAACCCGAACTGCTGACATTGCTCGTGCTCGGGGTGGGATTCATCGTTGCTCGCACCCTGCGATCGTACGCCTATTTCCTGTGCCAGGGGTTCAACCGCGTCTCCTGGAGTGCGGGACTCTCGATCGTCTCGAACCTGGGCCATCTCACGTTCGTCGTCGGCTTTCTGGCTCTCGGATACGGTGTCCCCGGTGCGATTCTCGGCTACACCATTGGCTACGGGCTCGGAGCGGTCGTTGGCCTGCTCGTCCTCTATCGCTGGCTCGCTCACATTCCGACCGACCGACTCGCTGACGAGTCGGACGACGATCCCAAAACCACCGAGATCGACCGTAACGACTCGAGCGAGACGGGGCTCACGCGACGCCTCCTCGAGTATAGCCTGCCGCTGTCGATCACCGGCGCGTCGTCGATCATGTTCAAACGCGTCGACATCGTCCTCGTAGGGGCGTTCCTGACGCCCGTCGCGGTCGCATACTACACGCTGGCCAAGCAACTGACGGAGTTCGTCGCAGCGCCGGCCAGTTCGCTCGGGTTTGCGCTTGCGCCGACGTTCGGTGAGTCGAAGTCGACCGACGATCTGGATCGTGCCGCCCGGATCTACGAGACGACCTTCGAGCACACCCTGCTGTTTTACATCCCTGCTGCGACGGGGATCGTACTCGTCGCCGACCCGGCGATCAGACACGTCTTCGGGCCGGACTACCTCGGTGCGATCCCGATCGTTCAGGTCCTCGCCCTGTTCGTCGTCCTCGAGTCGATCAACAAACTCACCAACGGGGCACTCGACTTCCTCGGCCGTGCCCGACATCGGGCGATGTCGAAAGGCAGTGCGGCGACGATCAATGTCGGGCTCAACATTGCCCTGATCCCGACGATCGGGCCGGTCGGTGCAGCGATCTCGACGGTGATCAGCTACGCGATCATGGCAACGGTCAACCTCTATCTGATCCACAGCGAGCTGTCGCTGTCCGTCCGGCGGCTCGTCGGAACGGCGTTCAAGACGTGTACCGTCGCCGTCGGCATGGCGCTCGTCGTCGTGCTGTTGTTGCCGTACGTCTCGAGTATCGTCTCGCTGGTCGCGCTCGTGGCCGTCGGCGTCGTCGCCTGGCTGATGCTGGCGGTCGGCAGCGGCATGCTCGACCTCCGGTGGGCGGTCTCACAGCTCAGCTAA
- a CDS encoding NAD-dependent epimerase/dehydratase family protein, giving the protein MSPLSDKRVLVTGGAGFIGSHLARRLTPDADVVVLDSLENGDPGAVPADTTLLEADLRDTDALAEAMVGVDVVFHQAALVSVGASVSDPTTSHVTNVDGTIAVLEAARDADARAVLASSAAIYGDPETVPIPESAPKQPQSPYGLEKLTVDHYARLYHDLYGLETVALRYFNVYGPGQRGGDYSGVIDVFLEQARRNEPITVHGAGTQTRDFVHVDDVVEANCLAATTDRVGKAYNVATGDAVSVRELAELIRKVTGSDSEIVHTDPREGDVERSRADLSNVRERLGYEPSISLEEGLRELASARDAAVVDHTDGAD; this is encoded by the coding sequence ATGTCACCCCTCTCGGACAAGCGCGTGCTCGTGACTGGGGGTGCTGGCTTCATCGGCTCGCACCTGGCCCGACGCCTCACACCCGACGCCGACGTGGTCGTCCTCGACTCCCTCGAGAACGGCGATCCAGGCGCAGTTCCCGCCGACACAACGCTCCTCGAGGCCGATCTTCGAGACACCGACGCCCTCGCCGAGGCGATGGTCGGCGTCGACGTCGTCTTCCACCAGGCGGCACTCGTCAGCGTCGGCGCGTCCGTCTCAGATCCAACCACCTCCCACGTGACGAATGTCGACGGAACGATCGCCGTCCTCGAGGCGGCTCGCGACGCGGACGCCCGGGCCGTGCTCGCCTCGAGCGCGGCGATCTACGGCGACCCCGAGACGGTCCCGATCCCCGAGTCCGCGCCGAAACAGCCCCAGTCACCGTACGGCCTCGAAAAGCTGACCGTCGACCACTACGCGAGACTCTATCACGACCTCTACGGCCTCGAGACGGTCGCGCTGCGGTATTTCAACGTCTACGGGCCAGGCCAGCGAGGCGGCGACTACAGCGGCGTCATCGACGTTTTTCTCGAGCAAGCACGACGGAACGAGCCCATCACGGTCCATGGTGCGGGCACGCAGACCCGTGATTTCGTCCACGTCGACGACGTCGTCGAGGCCAACTGCCTCGCGGCGACGACCGATCGCGTCGGTAAGGCGTACAACGTCGCGACCGGCGATGCCGTCTCCGTGCGCGAACTTGCGGAACTGATCCGGAAGGTGACTGGCTCCGACTCGGAAATCGTCCACACCGATCCGCGCGAAGGCGACGTCGAACGCAGCCGTGCAGATCTCTCGAACGTCCGGGAGCGTCTGGGATACGAG
- a CDS encoding carboxylate--amine ligase codes for MGNDEWTDRSFAVPACTAPSSTACLRSLGRRGIRGITLTDRGTAPAARSRYCDEAVRVPDPYENLLGFKSALESIAMRPDVATIIPVRDVDVYVLAKYKSDFAAHVATPWPDLETLRQVHDRVELFDIAEDAGVSTPDTRLLDEPTDWNREWIVKARYAILVDEYVDQYGPEQFDSPPKTEYLQPGIEPDYEVLERAMGHRPIVQEYVPTTDEYGFFALYDHGEPVATFQHRQIRGYSYAGGASSFRESIRIPELEETGRALLDELEWHGLAMVEFLRDDETGEFKLMEINPRFWSSLPFSIQAGADFPYYYWLLATDRKDHIDHEYEAGMAGHLLRGELLYLRSVLFEEYDLAEKPPLSQATGDIARTIVEHPRFDYASLDDPRPFIRDLWNAYDEYKHRGTIK; via the coding sequence ATGGGTAATGATGAATGGACCGATCGATCGTTCGCCGTCCCGGCATGTACCGCACCGAGTAGCACCGCCTGCCTGCGCTCGCTCGGCCGGCGAGGCATTCGTGGAATTACCCTCACAGACCGTGGGACCGCTCCTGCCGCCCGTTCGAGATACTGTGACGAGGCCGTCCGCGTGCCCGACCCCTACGAGAACCTGCTCGGGTTCAAATCCGCACTCGAGTCGATCGCGATGCGCCCCGACGTCGCGACGATTATCCCCGTCCGAGACGTCGACGTCTACGTCCTCGCAAAGTACAAATCCGATTTCGCAGCGCACGTCGCGACGCCGTGGCCGGATCTCGAGACGCTCCGGCAGGTCCACGACCGCGTCGAGCTCTTCGATATCGCCGAGGATGCGGGCGTGTCGACGCCGGATACCAGACTGCTCGACGAGCCGACCGACTGGAACCGTGAGTGGATCGTCAAAGCACGGTATGCGATACTCGTCGACGAGTACGTCGACCAGTATGGGCCAGAGCAGTTCGACTCTCCGCCGAAAACCGAGTACCTCCAGCCCGGCATCGAGCCCGATTACGAGGTCCTCGAGCGTGCGATGGGGCATCGACCGATCGTCCAGGAGTACGTCCCCACGACCGACGAGTACGGCTTTTTCGCCCTCTACGACCACGGCGAGCCAGTCGCAACCTTCCAGCACCGCCAGATCCGTGGCTACAGTTACGCCGGTGGCGCGAGTTCGTTCCGCGAGTCGATCCGAATCCCCGAACTCGAGGAAACGGGGCGAGCGTTGCTCGACGAACTCGAGTGGCACGGCCTCGCGATGGTCGAGTTTCTCAGAGACGACGAGACGGGTGAGTTCAAGCTCATGGAGATCAACCCCCGATTCTGGTCGTCGCTGCCGTTTTCGATCCAGGCCGGGGCGGACTTTCCGTACTACTACTGGCTGCTCGCGACCGACCGGAAAGACCACATCGACCACGAGTACGAGGCTGGTATGGCTGGTCATCTGTTGCGGGGTGAACTGCTCTATCTGCGCTCGGTGCTGTTCGAGGAGTACGACCTGGCCGAGAAGCCGCCGTTGTCCCAGGCAACGGGCGACATCGCGCGGACGATCGTCGAGCATCCACGATTCGACTACGCCAGTCTCGACGATCCCCGTCCGTTCATCAGGGACCTCTGGAACGCCTACGACGAGTACAAACACCGCGGCACGATCAAGTGA